A section of the Bos indicus isolate NIAB-ARS_2022 breed Sahiwal x Tharparkar chromosome 26, NIAB-ARS_B.indTharparkar_mat_pri_1.0, whole genome shotgun sequence genome encodes:
- the HMX2 gene encoding homeobox protein HMX2, giving the protein MGSKEDAGKGCPAAGGVSSFTIQSILGGGPSEAPREPAAWPARKRSLSVSSEEEEPDDGWKAPACFCPDPHGPKEPGSKHHPPIPFPCLGTPKGSGGAGPASSERKPFLSSSHPDFKEEKDRLLPAGSPSPGPERPRDSGGAERQAGAAKKKTRTVFSRSQVYQLESTFDMKRYLSSSERACLASSLQLTETQVKTWFQNRRNKWKRQLSAELEAANMAHASAQTLVGMPLVFRDSSLLRVPVPRSLAFPAPLYYPGSNLSALPLYNLYNKLDY; this is encoded by the exons ATGGGCAGCAAGGAAGATGCGGGCAAGGGGTGTCCGGCGGCCGGCGGCGTCTCCAGCTTCACCATTCAGTCCATCCTGGGCGGGGGCCCCTCGGAGGCGCCGAGGGAGCCGGCCGCCTGGCCGGCCAGGAAGCGCAGCCTGTCCGTGTCCTCGGAGGAGGAGGAGCCGGACGACGGCTGGAAGGCACCCGCCTGCTTCTGCCCAGACCCGCACGGCCCCAAGGAGCCCGGCTCCAAGCACCACCCCCCCATCCCCTTTCCTTGCCTGG GTACCCCCAAGGGCAGCGGAGGCGCGGGGCCGGCGAGCTCGGAGCGcaagcctttcctttcttcttcgcACCCGGACtttaaggaagagaaagacaggCTCTTGCCCGCGGGCTCGCCGTCGCCGGGGCCCGAGCGGCCGCGGGACAGCGGCGGCGCCGAGCGGCAGGCGGGCGCGGCCAAGAAGAAGACGCGCACGGTCTTCTCGCGCAGCCAGGTGTACCAGCTCGAATCCACCTTCGACATGAAGCGCTACCTGAGCAGTTCGGAGCGCGCCTGCCTCGCCTCCAGCCTGCAGCTCACCGAGACCCAGGTCAAGACTTGGTTCCAGAACCGCCGCAACAAGTGGAAGCGGCAGCTCTCCGCCGAGCTGGAGGCGGCCAACATGGCGCACGCGTCGGCGCAGACTCTGGTGGGCATGCCGCTGGTGTTCCGGGACAGTTCGCTGCTGCGCGTGCCAGTGCCGCGCTCGCTCGCCTTCCCCGCGCCGCTCTACTACCCGGGCAGCAACCTCTCGGCCTTACCTCTCTACAACCTCTACAACAAGCTCGACTACTGA
- the BUB3 gene encoding mitotic checkpoint protein BUB3 isoform X2: protein MTGSNEFKLNQPPEDGISSVKFSPNTSQFLLVSSWDTSVRLYDVPANSMRLKYQHTGAVLDCAFYDPTHAWSGGLDHQLKMHDLNTDQENLVGTHDAPIRCVEYCPEVNVMVTGSWDQTVKLWDPRTPCNAGTFSQPEKVYTLSVSGDRLIVGTAGRRVLVWDLRNMGYVQQRRESSLKYQTRCIRAFPNKQGYVLSSIEGRVAVEYLDPSPEVQKKKYAFKCHRLKENNIEQIYPVNAISFHNIHNTFATGGSDGFVNIWDPFNKKRLCQFHRYPTSIASLAFSNDGTTLAIASSYMYEMDDTEHPEDGIFIRQVTDAETKPKST, encoded by the exons ATGACCGGTTCTAACGAGTTCAAACTGAACCAGCCCCCCGAGGACGGCATCTCCTCAGTGAAGTTCAGCCCCAACACATCGCAGTTCCTGCTGGTCTCCTCCTGGGACACGTCCGTGCGCCTCTATGATGTGCCGGCCAACTCCATGCGGCTCAAGTACCAGCACACCGGCGCCGTCCTGGACTGCGCCTTCTAC gaTCCAACACATGCCTGGAGTGGGGGATTAGACCATCAGTTGAAAATGCATGATTTGAACACTGATCAAG AAAATCTTGTTGGAACCCATGATGCCCCTATCAGATGTGTTGAATACTGTCCCGAAGTGAATGTGATGGTTACTGGAAGCTGGGATCAGACGGTTAAATTGTGGGATCCCAGAACCCCTTGTAATGCTGGGACCTTCTCTCAGCCTGAAAAG GTGTATACCCTGTCGGTGTCGGGAGACCGGCTGATCGTGGGCACTGCAGGCCGCAGAGTGCTGGTGTGGGACTTGCGGAACATGGGCTACGTGCAGCAGCGCCGCGAGTCCAGCCTCAAGTACCAGACGCGCTGCATCCGCGCATTCCCCAACAAGCAG GGTTATGTATTAAGTTCTATCGAAGGTCGAGTGGCAGTTGAGTACTTGGACCCAAGCCCCGAGGTGCAGAAGAAGAAGTATGCCTTCAAGTGTCACAgactaaaagaaaacaatattgagCAGATTTACCCAGTCAACGCCATTTCCTTTCACAACATCCACAATACTTTTGCCACAG GTGGTTCTGATGGATTTGTAAATATTTGGGATCCATTTAACAAAAAGCGACTGTGCCAGTTCCATCGGTACCCCACCAGCATCGCCTCACTTGCCTTCAGTAATGATGGGACCACGCTTGCAATAGCATCATCGTATATGTATGAAATGGATGACACGGAACATCCTGAAGATGGTATCTTCATTCGCCAAGTGACAGATGCAGAAACAAAACCCAA
- the BUB3 gene encoding mitotic checkpoint protein BUB3 isoform X1: MTGSNEFKLNQPPEDGISSVKFSPNTSQFLLVSSWDTSVRLYDVPANSMRLKYQHTGAVLDCAFYDPTHAWSGGLDHQLKMHDLNTDQENLVGTHDAPIRCVEYCPEVNVMVTGSWDQTVKLWDPRTPCNAGTFSQPEKVYTLSVSGDRLIVGTAGRRVLVWDLRNMGYVQQRRESSLKYQTRCIRAFPNKQGYVLSSIEGRVAVEYLDPSPEVQKKKYAFKCHRLKENNIEQIYPVNAISFHNIHNTFATGGSDGFVNIWDPFNKKRLCQFHRYPTSIASLAFSNDGTTLAIASSYMYEMDDTEHPEDGIFIRQVTDAETKPKSPCT; this comes from the exons ATGACCGGTTCTAACGAGTTCAAACTGAACCAGCCCCCCGAGGACGGCATCTCCTCAGTGAAGTTCAGCCCCAACACATCGCAGTTCCTGCTGGTCTCCTCCTGGGACACGTCCGTGCGCCTCTATGATGTGCCGGCCAACTCCATGCGGCTCAAGTACCAGCACACCGGCGCCGTCCTGGACTGCGCCTTCTAC gaTCCAACACATGCCTGGAGTGGGGGATTAGACCATCAGTTGAAAATGCATGATTTGAACACTGATCAAG AAAATCTTGTTGGAACCCATGATGCCCCTATCAGATGTGTTGAATACTGTCCCGAAGTGAATGTGATGGTTACTGGAAGCTGGGATCAGACGGTTAAATTGTGGGATCCCAGAACCCCTTGTAATGCTGGGACCTTCTCTCAGCCTGAAAAG GTGTATACCCTGTCGGTGTCGGGAGACCGGCTGATCGTGGGCACTGCAGGCCGCAGAGTGCTGGTGTGGGACTTGCGGAACATGGGCTACGTGCAGCAGCGCCGCGAGTCCAGCCTCAAGTACCAGACGCGCTGCATCCGCGCATTCCCCAACAAGCAG GGTTATGTATTAAGTTCTATCGAAGGTCGAGTGGCAGTTGAGTACTTGGACCCAAGCCCCGAGGTGCAGAAGAAGAAGTATGCCTTCAAGTGTCACAgactaaaagaaaacaatattgagCAGATTTACCCAGTCAACGCCATTTCCTTTCACAACATCCACAATACTTTTGCCACAG GTGGTTCTGATGGATTTGTAAATATTTGGGATCCATTTAACAAAAAGCGACTGTGCCAGTTCCATCGGTACCCCACCAGCATCGCCTCACTTGCCTTCAGTAATGATGGGACCACGCTTGCAATAGCATCATCGTATATGTATGAAATGGATGACACGGAACATCCTGAAGATGGTATCTTCATTCGCCAAGTGACAGATGCAGAAACAAAACCCAA
- the HMX3 gene encoding homeobox protein HMX3 codes for MPEPGPDAPGTASAQPPPPPPPPPAPKESPFSIKNLLNGDHHRPPPKPQPPPRTLFAPASAAAAAAAAAAAAAKGALEGAAGFALSQVGDLAFPRFEIPAQRFALPAHYLERSPAWWYPYTLTPAGSHLPRPEASEKALLRDSSPASGTDRDSPEPLLKADPDHKELDSKSPDEIILEESDSEEGKKEGEAAPGAAGASVGAAAAAATPGTEDWKKGAESPEKKPACRKKKTRTVFSRSQVFQLESTFDMKRYLSSSERAGLAASLHLTETQVKIWFQNRRNKWKRQLAAELEAANLSHAAAQRIVRVPILYHENSAAEGAAAAAAGAPVPVSQPLLTFPHPVYYSHPVVSSVPLLRPV; via the exons ATGCCGGAGCCCGGGCCGGACGCCCCCGGCACTGCTAGCGCGCAGCCCCcaccgccgccgcccccgcctcCCGCGCCCAAGGAGTCCCCGTTCTCCATCAAGAACCTACTCAACGGAGACCACCATCGGCCGCCCCCTAAGCCGCAGCCGCCCCCACGGACGCTCTTCGCTCCGGCCtcagcagccgccgccgccgccgccgctgcggcCGCTGCGGCCAAGGGAGCCCTGGAGGGAGCCGCGGGCTTCGCGCTCTCGCAGGTGGGCGACCTGGCTTTCCCCCGCTTTGAGATCCCGGCGCAGAGGTTTGCCCTGCCCGCGCACTACCTGGAGCGCTCCCCGGCCTGGTGGTACCCCTACACCCTGACCCCCGCCGGCAGCCACCTCCCGCGACCTGAAG cCTCGGAGAAGGCCCTGCTGCGAGACTCCTCCCCCGCCTCGGGCACCGACCGCGACTCCCCCGAGCCGTTGCTGAAGGCCGACCCAGACCACAAGGAGCTGGACTCCAAGAGCCCGGACGAGATCATTCTGGAGGAGAGCGATTCGGAGGAAGGCAAGAAGGAGGGCGAGGCGGCGCCGGGCGCGGCCGGGGCCAGCgtgggggcggcggcggcggcagcgacGCCGGGCACCGAGGACTGGAAGAAGGGCGCCGAGAGCCCGGAGAAGAAGCCCGCGTGCCGCAAGAAGAAGACGCGCACGGTCTTCTCGCGCAGCCAGGTCTTCCAGCTCGAGTCCACCTTCGACATGAAGCGCTACCTGAGCAGCTCGGAGCGCGCCGGCCTGGCAGCGTCCCTGCACCTCACCGAGACGCAGGTCAAGATCTGGTTCCAGAACCGCCGCAACAAGTGGAAGCGGCAGCTGGCGGCCGAGCTGGAGGCGGCCAACCTGAGCCACGCCGCGGCGCAGCGCATCGTGCGCGTGCCCATCCTCTACCACGAGAACTCGGCCGCCGAGGGCGCAGCGGCCGCGGCCGCGGGGGCCCCGGTGCCGGTCAGCCAGCCGCTGCTCACCTTCCCGCACCCGGTGTACTACTCGCACCCGGTGGTCTCGTCCGTGCCGTTGCTCCGGCCCGTCTGA